TCATATTCCAACCTTCTTTGTAAGATAcgggatctctctctctctccaataaaAGCTCCTACGTGCCTCCCATTTGTTTCTCTCAGTTGTTGTGAAAGAAACTTCATGAATAATTACAGCCATCCTCAAAAGTGTCATTCTATTGCAACAATTTTAGAAACATTGCCTCCATTACCATTCTTCAGACATATGAATGCAGTACTACTTTCATTTCTTAAAAACCCAACTTCTCTCTGCCTTGTAAGTAGTATGGTCCATCTAATCTTTTTTCATAAACTGATGATATAGCATATGGTGCTTTCACCTTTTGAAGCTTTGAGAATCtctttcagaatttggattccATCAGTAGTGGTACGTCTTATTGCAAATGTTGTAGAACTAAAAAATCAGGCAGGGTAAGCAGCACTGCTAACCCACTTCTACAGGATTTGGGAGAGGTGATTGGTAGGGAGacttaaatattactattagcTAATGGCATCACTGTCCAGCCAACAGCCATCAAAGACGGCTATGCGTACTGCTGGGGGTTCCAATACTTCTTGTGGAAACCAAAACTCAGGCGGGCAAACTGTTAAATTTGCAAGACGAACTTCAAGTGGGAGGTATGTCAGTTTGTCAAGAGAAGACATTGATATGTCTGGAGAAATATTAGGGGACTACATGAACTACTCAGTGCACCTTCCTCCCACACCTGACAACCAGCCAATGGACTCAGAGGTACTCAGTCACCCTCAAATGGCAGGAGACAAGGGCACTGCATGTTCTGTGCCTACTTGTGATGGCACGGTTATGAAGGATGAGAGGGGAGCAGATGTAATCCCCTGTGATTGTAGGTATGTGATACATCTGatcatttttctgtttttttgaaTTCTTTGTTAATATTCTGTGACTAATCAATCAAACTATGTActcatttcaaatatatcaaaagGAATTTaggtgaaaaatgaaaataaactaaaaaatcattaaaatatgCTGTCTAGGTTCACCATCTGCAGAGATTGCTACATGGATGCCCAAAGAGAAAATGGTCTATGTCCAGGTTGCAAGGAGCCTTACAGGGTGAGGGATTATGAGGATGATGCACCAGATTTTTCAAGTAGAGAATTGCAATTGTCAGCCCCAAACAGCTTAAAAAGGGATGCTAATAACATGTCTATGATGAAGAGGAACCAAATGGGAGAATTTGAAAACAACCCGTGGTTGTTTGAGACAAAGGGTACTTACGGGGTTGGTAATGCTTTTTGGCCCCAAGATGACACCTACGGGCATGAAGAGGATGAAAGATTCAAGGGAGATATGACGGAATCAATGGATAGGCCTTGGAAGCCCTTGAGTAGGAAATTGCCAATCTCAGCGAGCATCATTAGCCCTTATAGGTTATATATCTTAGATACAATTCCTTATGTGTTGTATCTTACgtagttaatttttttctttacgtTATTTATTATCAATTCATTATCACTCGGTTGTACGATACTTAACTTAAAGATGAATAATTTATATGACCCAGGCTATTGATTTTGGTTCGGCTGGTGGTGCTATGTTTCTTCTTGCAATGGAGGATAAAACATCCAAACCAGGATGCAGTGTGGTTGTGGCTTATGTCAGTGGTGTGTGAGATATGGTTTGCCTTCTCTTGGATCCTCGACCAAATTCCCAAGCTCTGCCCCATCAACCGTTCAACCGACCTTGAGGTCCTTCATGACAAGTTTGACACACCATCACCATCAAATCCCACTGGCTGCTCAGACCTTCCTGCTGTAGACCTATTTGTCTCCACTGCTGATCCTGAAAAAGAACCACCTCTAGTCACTGCCAACACTATCCTTTCAATTCTAGctgttgattaccctgtagagAAGCTTGCATGTTACATTTCTGATGATGGAGGTGCCCTTCTCACCTTTGAGGCTATGGCTGAGGCTGCAGGTTTTGCTGATTTATGGGTTCCATTCTGTAGAAAACATGATATCGAGCCAAGAAATCCTGAAAGCTACTTCAGCTTGAAAGTTGATCCAACCAGGAATAAGTGTAGGCCTGATTTTGTAAAGGATAGGAGGAAGATCAAGAGGGAATATGATGAGTTCAAAGTAAGAATTAATGGGCTCCCAGACTCGATTAGGAGGAGATCAGATGCATTCAATGCTAGGGAGGAAATGAAGATGTTGAAGCTCATGAGGGAGAGCGGGCCTGACCTTTTGGAGCCATTGAAGGTCCAGAAAGCCACTTGGATGGCAGATGCTACCCATTGGCCTGGCACATGGGCTGTCCCTACTAGTGAACACTCCAAAGGTGACCATGCAGGAATTCTTCAGGTATATACATGAGGgatactacaattttttttttttaattcgataTTTGGGGTGGGGGGATTTGAGCTCTAAACTTCTTTGCTATAAACATGAAGATGTCaatcaattgagttacaagactcttaccagaatattacaaatttaatatataaacttaatCACAAAAAGGTAGTTCAaacatttatttgttatataatttaaatgataCCAATCATATTTATTGTCATGTCAATTTGTAAGTCGTTTGTAATAGTGGTAAAATTGGTAATAGCTAGGCTAACATTCTTCCTAACTAAATCGTAATTGTGCACCAACAAGCCTATGCAATGTGACCAAAGAATATTACATAATCCACAGGTGATGCTGAAGCCCCCAAGAAATGAGCCATTAATGGGAGAGGTTGACGATAATATGATAGACTTTACAGATGTGGACATACGGCTCCCCATGTTTGTATATGTATCACGTGAGAAGCGTCCAGGCTATGATCATAACAAGAAAGCCGGTGCCATGAATGCCTTGGTAAGAACATCGGCCGTCTTGTCCAATGGCCCATTTATTCTCAACCTTGACTGTGACCACTACATCTACAACTGCAAAGCTATTCGTGAAGGAATGTGCTTCATGATGGATCGAGGTGGTGAGGACATTTGCTACATTCAATTCCCACAAAGATTTGAAGGCATTGATCCTTCTGACCGGTACGCCAATCATAATACAGTCTTCTTTGATGGCAACATGCGAGCCCTCGATGGTGTCCAGGTATAAAAACTTCATATCCATTTGAAATAGATctattttgttcatattatcTAAAAGTATATCTAAtatcatgtcatttaaaattttaaataatgtaacGTTCAATACACTGTCAGGCctaagaaataaaatcttaaactttAGGCATCAATTACTTTCCCAAGCAACTTaaagatggatttttttttttttttttggtactacACTACAGGGCCCAGTATATGTGGGAACAGGCTGCATGTTTAGACGGTTTGCACTGTATGGTTTTGACCCTCCACAAGTTGACAAGATTGGCAATAAGACAGACTCAGAGACAGAGACTCAAGCTTTGAAGTCCACAGAGTTGGATCCTGAGCTGGAGTTGAATCTACTTCCCAAGCGTTTTGGAAATTCTACAAGACTTGCGGAATCCATTCCAATAGCTGAGTACCAAGGTCGCCCCCTTGCCGATCATTTAGGTATCAAGTATGGCCGACCTCCTGGTGCTCTTAGAGTCCCACGTGAGCCACTTGATGCTGCTATAGTTGCCGAGGCTGTCTCAGTCATATCTTGTTGGTATGTCAAATGTCAATGCCTGTATATTGTAGTTGGCGTATAAGATGGAATGTTCATGCTGGGATAGAGAGGATTTTTGTTCATAGCTATAGTAATGCATATGGTTaatttaattattcaatcatgCAGGTATGAGGACAAGACGGAATGGGGTGACCGGGTGGGTTGGATTTACGGTTCAGTGACTGAAGATGTGGTGACAGGCTATCGAATGCACAACCGTGGGTGGCGCTCCATCTACTGCATCACCAAGCGTGATGCATTCCGTGGTTCAGCACCAATTAACCTCACTGATAGACTTCACCAAGTGCTTCGCTGGGCCACTGGCTCTGTTGAGATTTTCTTCTCTAGAAACAATGCCTTGCTTGGCTCTAAGCGCCTCAAGTTTCTCCAGCGTATGGCTTACCTAAACGTTGGCATTTACCCTTTCACCTCTGTGTTCCTTATTGTCTATTGCTTCCTTCCTGCACTCTCACTTTTCTCTGGACAATTCATTGTCCAAACTCTAAATGTCACCTTCTTAGTCTACCTGCTCATTATAACAATATGCCTCGTCACGCTGGCAATTCTCGAGGTAAAATGGTCCGGTGTGGGATTGGAAGAGTGGTGGAGGAATGAACAGTTTTGGCTTATTTCTGGAACCAGTTCTCACTTGGCTGCTGTGGTTCAAGGCCTTCTCAAAGTCATTGCAGGCATAGAAATCTCTTTCACATTGACTTCAAAGTCAGGGGGAGAGGACATTGATGATATTTATGCAGATTTGTACCTTGTCAAGTGGACCTCATTGATGATTCCTCCTATTGTTATTGCCATGTTGAATATAGTCGGTATTGCTGTTGCATTTTCAAGGACGATTTATAGCAGTAACCCCGAGTGGAGTAAGTTTGTTGGAGGAGCATTTTTTAGCTTCTGGGTGTTGGCTCATTTGTATCCTTTTGCCAAGGGTTTGATGGGAAGGAGAGGGAAGACACCAActattgtgtttgtttggtCGGGTCTCATCGCAATAACTCTTTCCTTGCTATGGATTGCCATTAGCCCACCCAAGGGAGGCACAACACAAAACACTGGAGGAGGTTTTCAATTCCCATGAGTGCAAAAATGATGTGTTGGGTTGGATTTCATGTGTCATGAAAAGAAGATTATGGAGATCAAAAATACATATATGAAGAAGGGCTTGAGATGAGGAGTTATCAGTTGATTATATTGATGAAGGGAAGTGAAGCATAGCTGCATAGATTTGTAAAACGAATACGCATTAAAACAAATCCtccaaagaaaattttcctAGTCTAAGCAATCGTTATTTAATTTCTCTTGTAGTTGGTATCACTTTCTAACCCTGTTTTTCAGTACCATAGAGAAGTTGTATTAGATAACTAATGAACTCGCTAGAATGATAAACCACAGATAAGAAAGCAAGGGAACACAGACGACTGCAAAACAAGCATTAAAAATTAAGCCAAACAAAGAGTTGACCgctatatttttaatgaatgcAAAACAAAGCATAATCGCCATTTTCTAAGTAACTAAAACCCAACTCCCCCTAAAAGGCTAAAACCatagaggaatttttttttttcacttctatTAGAATTAAAGAGGTGAAAATAAAGGGTGTCCACAAGTTTTTATTCAGTTTCTACAATGGACACAtttgaaaggccttttttttctttttctttttttatacaagatagaatttctactctagcctaatataggtgtatatgtgtgtgaaactccttcctGAAGAAttgaactccggcccttgccctctccacactccacaagcatttatacttgtatagtgaccaccgcaccaagagtGCACGGTGGTACATTTGAAAGGCCTTAATGTGAAAGGCCTTAATGGACTGATTCTGCTATCAAAATAACCAATGACCAAAGATAGAATATCAACCGGCTCTAGAGTCTCTTAGAAACCCAATAGTAACACAATCGACAAGTTTGAGCTGATTTTGAGAAGTCACACATAATTGTGGCCCAAAGAAAAACTGCTTTACATCAGTTTTCTCTTGCACCAGATCACTGGAATCAAGCATTTAGAACATGATGGACCCTCTTATGAGATCTCCAACCCCCACCCTAAGAGTTCTCCAAGGAATATAACAAGAGATACATTTCAAGTGTAACATAGTATAAAAATGACCTCACCATGTTTTCCAGAAAACAATAGAATGATTGCGATACCATGGCACGTCCTCAATCAAATTGAGTTATTTGCAGTTGTTTGCAATtaaagatgtaaaaaaaatttaagccaAATGGTAAAAATCATAGCTTCCTAAATGGGGTCAGTAATCCACAATTTGATATATATCCCAGCCCACCCCTACAAATGGTCCCATCAGATTTAATCATAACAGCTAATAATTACAGGATAATATAGATTGTAATTGTACATACATCCAATGAGTAGGCTGCTTGAGCTTTAACTGTAAGCATGAAACAAGCACATAAAACTTACAGAGAAATTTGGACTTTCCATCATCCACATAAAGTTAATTCATCTTCTAGAAAAAAATCTGGAGCAATCTTCGCATTCAGGGAATGGAAACATCATATCCACATTCTACGAATCTGACTGCTCAAATGGCACACGCACAAACAATTGTCCATGCAGTGTCACAACGGCAGATGTTTGATGCGGATCAATTCTAGAAGGCAAGCTGACaacctaaaaccaaaaccactTCTACTGTCAGGTATAGTTTTATAGTCTCAAGCCTACATAACAAGGGATTGAAGACCAATGAATATATGAAGACGACAATAAATTGTCACAGATAAGAGTACAGGAAAATGATATTGCCCAGGCCTGGTACTCTAATTAACTcctgcttttatttttcttttcaactaaTTAAATCTATCAAGACAATCAGGGTCCTCAAAATCAGCATATGTACATCATTAGCCTAAAAGAAACCAACACTATTCTGaattggactaaaaaaaaaaaaggtgacatAATGTTGAGGGGTAGAATTAGATGATTTAGGTGGCTTCCAATGTCATCATTTGCAATCCTTTTAAGGCCAAAGTGTCTTCCAATTCAATTGCCAAGTGACCTGGACCTGCTGCAAAACAGCACTCGACAACACCTTCAAATAAAGTAATCTAGGTATTAGTGACACTTCACAAACCTTTTTAAAGGGTGTGACACCCCAAGGATTATCCAGTTGCGCAGGTTGACCAGATATGACCAAGCATCCAGCTGGATCAGACTGAACATGCACCTGTATTACATAGGATAAGGATGTAATCAATAGTAAAGCAAAAACAGAATATAAAAGGCATCAAAAGTGTGAGCTTCACAGTTGGTATTATGTCCTAGCACTGAATTTGTACTTTTCtgttttttggttttagttTGTTAATAACAAATTTACCAATAAAATTAACTACCATAGAACGGTATAGTAGTGGGGAGTTTTCTGATGAGTAAAAATGTTTGAGTTGGGTTGATCTCAAATTGTGTTTTGCAGATTTAAATTGTTTCACAACTGTTGACAATTGTAATTTGTAAGGAACTTTATTGTTTACTAATTGGGTTGGATTGATCTCAGGCCCAAACTTCATTCCCAACTTTTAGtccaattctcaaaaaaaaaaaaatttgagtccAGCGCCAGCCAAAGAAAATTTACTTAGTTGTTCATAGACTACCTAGCCCCAGGTATGGGCCACAGTTTCTTTCATTTGGTCTTAAGATTATATACCATCATCTTAGTCACTTATCACAAAAAGACATCTGCATAGTTTCTCTACATTCTGGACCTTGGTGCATCAACCCATCTCTCATTATCTCCACTTGGTTCATAATCAGAAGTCAGAACCAAATAGAACTCCTAAATGGGAATAATTCTCCATCTGAACCAAGCACGTGATGTCTACTTTGTTTCCATTTAACCACCACGTTATTGACAGTCTACATCTTAAAAAACAGGAAGAATTTCAAATGTACATCCAAGCATTGCGTCATAGTAATAGAAGATCAGAAAATGAGATAAATGAAGTTCTTTCCAGGCATATACTAACCTCCTCACGCAGAAGCCCAGGAACTAAGGCATACACCTCAAAGCAGTCATTCTGTGAacagtcaaaatttcaaacctAGTAAGATATTCACTGCAAAAAAACTAGAGGACTAATAGGAGTATATTAGTCTTAGGAGTGACACAAGAGAGAAACTTACAAATCTTTGAACATTGATCTTCACCCAATCAGCTGGGGGTCCAACATCAACAACCATTGTTTCCAATCTGTCAAAAACAGAACAACTTGAGCAATTCCAAGAGCAAATGTactatattttatatcaaatgagTTACAAAAATCTAGACCTcatggaagggaaaaaaaaaaacaattttcttaacTGTGGCTTTGTCACTTTCAAGTGAGTAACTTGGATGTTACGCTCAACAGTAGATGGCTTTTTCCGCTTTAGTAAACCTGAGTTAGTAAACCAAGTTCAAAAGAGGAGGACCATAATGGCAGTTAAAATTACTGAACACAATACCCAGTAGAGTGGTCATACCAACACTTTTAACCTGTTTGTCACCCTTTGGCATGGAACTCAAATTcttctcctttaaaaaaaaataaatcttattatatgaaaataatacagAATGATCACATGGAAAGAGAAAAAGGCAAAACCAATGAAAACCAAAAATTGGAAAAACACACAAGAGTTCAATTTATAGAGCTTAAGTTCTCCACATACCTTAATAATTGGATCACCAATCTCACCATTCCCAAAAAGACGCCGAGAGTGCCAACCTTGCATTGCACGAGCTGCAGCATCCCTTAGTGCCCTACCTGATCCCAAAGCTTGACTATCACCAACCTGCACAGAAGTTTGTTAAAATCATTTATACTCGCTCTTGCAACACCAAATGAGTTCATAATAATCATCAATTACTACTCACACCCAACATGAATCATTGTAATCACTTTGTGCAGAACCAGACTGTATTTCCACTAATGCCCAATAACTGCAAAACTGCATCAGGCAGTCCAGCTTTTAGCATTCCAGTAATATCATCATGTGTCTTATATATCACCAAAACACAATTAGCCACTTATTTTTCAGTTTAAGATTCTCTCTAAATTAAAAGACACACCACAATGTACTTAGTATGCACTCATGTAAAGATAAACAACACATTATGGCTGGCTCTTTATAATTTATTCTTGGTGTGGATGCATACCATTCGTGCATGGATTataccaaaattcaaaattttcaaaaggatGGAGAAAAATagaagcaaacaaacaaaaacaaaaaacaaaagcaaagagAGAATGAGGCATCAATTCCCTGTGAAACTTGAGAAACGGAAGGTCCCAAAACAAACCCATTGTAggttaccaccaaaaaaaaaaaaaaaaagtaatcttgaAACCTCAATTAGCTTGTAGTTTATAACGCTCCCCAATCTCCAAAACAACCAAATCTTGTTGTCTTGATGAAACAATAAAATCCAGTAATCATATCAGATCACCACACTAAAAGAATTATCTCAAATATACTCAGTCTAGTGATTCTTTGCCCAAAACTCAAATTTGTTCCACGAGAAGCAAATGCTTTTAAAGaacaaattttgggtttttctggAACAAACCTTCCCCCCTCCACTCCCTCTATCCCAAATGTAGCATTTATCTCCTTCCTAATGCCTTTTGAAGAAATCATTCAGTAACTTTGATCATCTACTAAGGGCACCAGCTCCACAAAAACACATCATCCAGACCATTTTCTGACATATGTATCGTTCAATCACAGCAGTCAAAAACCAAACCATATATGACCTGACCATAGGCATACAACTTTGTCATAACTAAAGTTCCTCCACCAAACAATGCAACCCCTCCCACTTTCTTCCCTCCAGTTCTCTACAACCTAAAAGTCAAAAGTGCCTGAAGCAAAGCATCCATATTGACAATGAAATGGACATCATATTTTTCTACAAACACCAAAGACATGACAGCATTATTAGCCAACTTAAATTACCTGACTATTAACTCTATTAGGTTCTGTGAGTTCACCAGCACCCATCTTATGCTTTTCATATTCAAGAAGTGCCTGCAGAAATTGATAATAAGGAACTACAAAATACTTGCAAGTAAGCAAATAAAAAGTTCAGGAACTAATGTACAGGAGGAGAAACATAGCAAGTAGACCATAaccttctcataaaaaattcgGAAAGTCCAAGAGACAGTAGTGCAGGTCCTGGTCAAGCCAAATCATTACAAAAGATTAGCCATTGTATTGCAATAGATAATGAAACTTGTATAATGTCCTGTTAAAACAGAAAGGAGCCTTTTTTAGGGTGGTTGGGGAAGCGGTCTACACTAAACAAGAATTACAAACTCTCACTTGcaaattctcttttctttactatcctttttccccctttttacACCCTAAGGAGaattgcagaattttttttttttagcctacCTGGCCCTACCATAGCTAGAATACAGGcggaaacgaaaaaaaaaaaaaaaggtttaattaCTTACTTTGGGGGATGGAATGCTTGTCCCACTTGCCGCCACAACTTGCATGAAGTCACCTATGAATGTCCACAAACAGATATCAAGCCTGTAATACTTTCATGGCAGTGATAAGTATATAGAGAAGTACATAAATTGtttattcaaatgaaaaatGCACGAGCATTTGTGTTGGGggttgggggagggggggagaAGGTTTTTTATGTTAGCCAACTATGCGAAttcattcttaaattttgaataatgtctaaatttaatttaaatctatTAGAAAAGATGGGACATGACTCTAATACCATATTAAAAAAGATAAGGCAtaactctgataccatgttagaaaatATGAGATATGGCTCTCATACCATATTAGAAAAGATAACTTTTACTAAGTGTATGAGAAAATGAACAAGGCaaggaaagaaataaagaaagggAACATAGGCAATTAACATGGTTTGGCATTAAAGGTACACATTCATAGCAAAAAAATACTTAATGGTTACATCTTTAATTTTAAGCTCCATCTATATTACAATGAACCCATCATCtaggatataaaaaaaaaaaaaatttgataagtaTGTAGCTTACTATAAATATCCATCAATGGGTTCATTTTAATATCCATAGAGCTTAATAGAAAAGGTGTAGCCATTAAGGGCTCTTCACTGTTAATACTCTAtaccctctctctttctttctttatctgccttctttattttcttcttcatgtttTCTCATACACTTTTATCAAGTTATCAAAACTATGTCTTGCTTTTTCTAACATAGCATCAGAACTATGTTTTATCTTTTCTAATAATATCAAGTcaatgaattttaatttaatgggtttttgggaaaaaaattgtaacaataatCTATAATGCTGAGGCATGAACAGATGATGGACCCCcaaaaagaagagcaaaaacaaaaggacaaaattggattataaggaaaaataaacCCAGGCAAACCTGTTCATAGCCACCAAGTTTGATTACAGCTCTCCATAACCTAAATCAAATCAAGAACCAAGATTTTGACcataaaattagaaaaggtTCTCTAACGAAATTTATAtgcaaattttaaaagaaaaaacttgccAAACACTTACTTGAGCAAATTCAATTCCTTTTGGTAGAACTTTGGGGGCTTAAACTCCAGGCTCCTCTCCCTGTGGAAATTTTCTACATCCATCATGAATGCCATTTGCTCCTCCTCCGTTCCGGACTCATCACCCTCAACCCCATCTGGTGCCAGAAGAAATGACTGCTCTGGGATTTTCATACAAACTTCATTACCTACATCCAACTTGGGTTTCAACACTTGCTCCTTAATCTCTCTATCCGGAGAAAGCTCCATTTTGCTCATTCCAACATTCAATTCATGCCCTTTATCATCATGCTTGGCCTCTATCTCCATATAACCCTCAGGGGGCACATTGGTTCCTTGCTGATTGGAAGGATTGAAATCACTAGCAGCATCTGTTTCGGTGTCCTTCACTTCCCTATCAGCTTTGACCTCTATCTCCATAGACCTCTCATGGGGTTTTGGCTGATTTAAAGGGTTTGCATTGCTAACATCAGTTTGGGTGTTGGAAAGCACCGGTTCATTGACAGCAACAGTGGCATCATCAGAGGTCTTAAGGGAGGCAGTAGCAACATCAACTGGAACTTGGTTTTCAATAGGGATTTCAAGAACCTTATCATCATCAATGTTGTTCTCCACTTGGTCAGCTGGTGCATGGGGATGGGTCAGATTGTTGTCCTTATCAAGTGGGTCCACCATCTTTTCAAGCTCTTGTTTGTTATCATCCATAATTCTAGTCCTTAAAGGGCTGTGGTCGTTTCTGGGTATCTTATTGTTTATGCTAGATGAGGAAGATAGAAGACAAAGCACAAAAAGTCCATTACgatagaaaatccaaaaagccTCTGCAAGACCACCCAAACAGCACACATCAAGTTCAAAATTGAATGTCTTTATCCAAAAATGTAAAAGAGACGCtaacaaaaatcacaaaaagcCCAGTTCTTTTTAGTTTATCTTGGTATTAAGAAAGATATGACAAGGGTGTTTGAGTGTGAATAGAGCTAAGAGATAAGAAAGACAGAGActttagaaaataaaagcaCAAGAACATTGCGAAGAGGAGCCTAGCTCTCAGCAAAGACGAAATAAAAcgaaaaaacaaacacaaacagaaACACACTAACATATATAGAGAAAAGGGAAC
This portion of the Castanea sativa cultivar Marrone di Chiusa Pesio chromosome 7, ASM4071231v1 genome encodes:
- the LOC142643844 gene encoding AT-rich interactive domain-containing protein 6-like isoform X2, with amino-acid sequence MDDNKQELEKMVDPLDKDNNLTHPHAPADQVENNIDDDKVLEIPIENQVPVDVATASLKTSDDATVAVNEPVLSNTQTDVSNANPLNQPKPHERSMEIEVKADREVKDTETDAASDFNPSNQQGTNVPPEGYMEIEAKHDDKGHELNVGMSKMELSPDREIKEQVLKPKLDVGNEVCMKIPEQSFLLAPDGVEGDESGTEEEQMAFMMDVENFHRERSLEFKPPKFYQKELNLLKLWRAVIKLGGYEQVTSCKLWRQVGQAFHPPKTCTTVSWTFRIFYEKALLEYEKHKMGAGELTEPNRVNSQVGDSQALGSGRALRDAAARAMQGWHSRRLFGNGEIGDPIIKNLSSMPKGDKQVKSVGLLKRKKPSTVERNIQVTHLKVTKPQLETMVVDVGPPADWVKINVQRFNDCFEVYALVPGLLREEVHVQSDPAGCLVISGQPAQLDNPWGVTPFKKVVSLPSRIDPHQTSAVVTLHGQLFVRVPFEQSDS
- the LOC142643844 gene encoding AT-rich interactive domain-containing protein 6-like isoform X1, which encodes MDDNKQELEKMVDPLDKDNNLTHPHAPADQVENNIDDDKVLEIPIENQVPVDVATASLKTSDDATVAVNEPVLSNTQTDVSNANPLNQPKPHERSMEIEVKADREVKDTETDAASDFNPSNQQGTNVPPEGYMEIEAKHDDKGHELNVGMSKMELSPDREIKEQVLKPKLDVGNEVCMKIPEQSFLLAPDGVEGDESGTEEEQMAFMMDVENFHRERSLEFKPPKFYQKELNLLKLWRAVIKLGGYEQVTSCKLWRQVGQAFHPPKTCTTVSWTFRIFYEKALLEYEKHKMGAGELTEPNRVNSQVGDSQALGSGRALRDAAARAMQGWHSRRLFGNGEIGDPIIKEKNLSSMPKGDKQVKSVGLLKRKKPSTVERNIQVTHLKVTKPQLETMVVDVGPPADWVKINVQRFNDCFEVYALVPGLLREEVHVQSDPAGCLVISGQPAQLDNPWGVTPFKKVVSLPSRIDPHQTSAVVTLHGQLFVRVPFEQSDS
- the LOC142643617 gene encoding cellulose synthase-like protein D4, which translates into the protein MASLSSQQPSKTAMRTAGGSNTSCGNQNSGGQTVKFARRTSSGRYVSLSREDIDMSGEILGDYMNYSVHLPPTPDNQPMDSEVLSHPQMAGDKGTACSVPTCDGTVMKDERGADVIPCDCRFTICRDCYMDAQRENGLCPGCKEPYRVRDYEDDAPDFSSRELQLSAPNSLKRDANNMSMMKRNQMGEFENNPWLFETKGTYGVGNAFWPQDDTYGHEEDERFKGDMTESMDRPWKPLSRKLPISASIISPYRLLILVRLVVLCFFLQWRIKHPNQDAVWLWLMSVVCEIWFAFSWILDQIPKLCPINRSTDLEVLHDKFDTPSPSNPTGCSDLPAVDLFVSTADPEKEPPLVTANTILSILAVDYPVEKLACYISDDGGALLTFEAMAEAAGFADLWVPFCRKHDIEPRNPESYFSLKVDPTRNKCRPDFVKDRRKIKREYDEFKVRINGLPDSIRRRSDAFNAREEMKMLKLMRESGPDLLEPLKVQKATWMADATHWPGTWAVPTSEHSKGDHAGILQVMLKPPRNEPLMGEVDDNMIDFTDVDIRLPMFVYVSREKRPGYDHNKKAGAMNALVRTSAVLSNGPFILNLDCDHYIYNCKAIREGMCFMMDRGGEDICYIQFPQRFEGIDPSDRYANHNTVFFDGNMRALDGVQGPVYVGTGCMFRRFALYGFDPPQVDKIGNKTDSETETQALKSTELDPELELNLLPKRFGNSTRLAESIPIAEYQGRPLADHLGIKYGRPPGALRVPREPLDAAIVAEAVSVISCWYEDKTEWGDRVGWIYGSVTEDVVTGYRMHNRGWRSIYCITKRDAFRGSAPINLTDRLHQVLRWATGSVEIFFSRNNALLGSKRLKFLQRMAYLNVGIYPFTSVFLIVYCFLPALSLFSGQFIVQTLNVTFLVYLLIITICLVTLAILEVKWSGVGLEEWWRNEQFWLISGTSSHLAAVVQGLLKVIAGIEISFTLTSKSGGEDIDDIYADLYLVKWTSLMIPPIVIAMLNIVGIAVAFSRTIYSSNPEWSKFVGGAFFSFWVLAHLYPFAKGLMGRRGKTPTIVFVWSGLIAITLSLLWIAISPPKGGTTQNTGGGFQFP